One Punica granatum isolate Tunisia-2019 chromosome 3, ASM765513v2, whole genome shotgun sequence genomic window carries:
- the LOC116201953 gene encoding protein RETICULATA-RELATED 1, chloroplastic-like: protein MSLCSPAVPFRHLSASSCDAHPSAPIAKAELRVLDCRVLCCLRCTGSDPRAAPVASISLRLSPTTGRPRVVVSCSKSDPKEGLIGELRVADGDAEPRIDGSGGGGGKDFNGGGGDRGGGGGGGGGGGDDEEEEEFGPIVKYADIMRETEARGAELPADMLEAAKTTGLPKVILERYFDLQGSVWPLGFLIRQFAMLRNRMLADPSFLFKVGTEIVIDSCCATFAEVQKRGKDFWSEFELYLADLLVGVVVDIALVGMLAPYARIGKQSVSRGLFGQLQHACNSLPSSVFEAERPGCRFSVGQRIATYFYKGVLYGSVGFSCGLIGQGIANLIMTAKRSLKKSEGDIPVPPLVQSAALWGVFLAVSSNTRYQIINALEQLVEASPIAKRVPPVAMAFTVGVRFANNIYGGMQFVDWAKLSGVQ from the exons ATGTCTCTCTGTTCTCCTGCCGTGCCATTCCGCCACCTCTCGGCCTCGTCCTGCGACGCTCACCCCTCAGCTCCCATCGCCAAGGCTGAGCTCCGCGTCCTCGATTGTCGGGTTCTTTGTTGCCTCAGATGCACCGGGTCCGACCCCAGAGCTGCCCCGGTGGCGTCGATTTCACTGAGGCTCTCTCCCACGACCGGCCGACCCCGGGTCGTCGTCAGCTGCTCAAAGTCAGATCCCAAGGAGGGCCTGATCGGTGAACTGAGGGTTGCGGACGGTGATGCTGAGCCGAGAATCGACGGCAGCGGCGGAGGTGGCGGTAAAGACTTTAATGGTGGAGGTGGAGATagaggtggaggtggaggtggaggtggcGGCGGTGGCGATgacgaagaggaagaggagttTGGGCCGATAGTGAAGTATGCGGACATAATGCGGGAGACGGAGGCTCGTGGGGCTGAGCTTCCGGCAGACATGCTGGAGGCAGCCAAGACTACGGGGCTTCCCAAAGTCATTCTCGAGCGATACTTCGATTTGCAG GGTTCAGTCTGGCCATTGGGCTTTCTAATCAGGCAGTTTGCGATGCTTAGGAACCGGATGTTGGCTGatccttctttccttttcaaagTTGGAACAGAG ATAGTGATCGACTCCTGCTGTGCGACTTTTGCGGAagttcagaaaaggggaaaggaTTTCTGGTCAGAGTTTGAGTTATACCTTGCTGATTTGTTGGTGGGTGTGGTTGTTGACATTGCTTTGGTCGGTATGTTAGCTCCTTATGCTCGCATAGGCAAGCAGTCCGTATCAAGAGGTTTATTTGGACAGCTTCAgcatgcttgtaattctcttCCGAGCAG CGTTTTTGAAGCAGAAAGGCCAGGGTGTAGATTCTCGGTAGGGCAGCGGATTGCTACATATTTCTATAAG GGTGTATTGTATGGATCGGTGGGATTTAGCTGTGGGCTTATAGGTCAAGGCATTGCAAATCTGATTATGACTGCTAAGAG GAGCCTGAAGAAGTCGGAGGGAGACATACCTGTGCCACCTCTCGTGCAAAGTGCCGCACTCTGGG GTGTTTTCCTCGCGGTATCGTCAAACACTCGGTATCAGATTATCAACGCCCTCGAACAATTAGTCGAAGCCTCACCTATAGCAAAGAGAGTCCCGCCCGTGGCAATGGCTTTCACGGTAGGCGTGAGGTTCGCCAACAACATCTACGGCGGCATGCAATTTGTGGATTGGGCTAAACTGAGCGGAGTTCAGTAG